A genome region from Deltaproteobacteria bacterium includes the following:
- a CDS encoding antirestriction protein ArdA, translating to MKNQEQQTSPRIYVACLAAYNAGQLHGEWINADRETHEILADIKSMLERSPESRAEEWAVHDCEGFNSISLRECPDIERVSTLAKLIVAHGEPFSIWYQNQDGSYFEISELEEMFLEQWQGSFESETDFAFKLLEESGQLSELPAWAQNYFDYESYARDLHLGGDFSFTRHNCQTYVYRNC from the coding sequence ATGAAAAACCAAGAACAACAAACCAGTCCTCGAATTTACGTCGCATGTTTAGCAGCCTACAACGCAGGACAACTGCATGGCGAATGGATCAATGCTGACCGAGAAACACACGAAATTCTGGCCGACATCAAATCTATGTTGGAAAGATCGCCGGAATCCCGCGCCGAAGAGTGGGCAGTCCACGACTGCGAAGGCTTCAATTCTATTTCTCTAAGAGAGTGTCCCGATATAGAGCGCGTTTCAACTCTTGCAAAACTGATTGTCGCACATGGCGAACCATTTTCGATCTGGTATCAGAACCAAGATGGTAGCTACTTTGAAATTTCGGAACTTGAAGAAATGTTTTTAGAACAGTGGCAGGGGTCTTTTGAGTCTGAGACTGACTTCGCATTTAAACTGCTCGAAGAATCAGGGCAACTGAGCGAACTTCCAGCCTGGGCTCAAAACTATTTTGATTATGAAAGCTACGCCCGCGACCTCCATTTAGGTGGGGATTTTTCTTTCACACGGCACAATTGTCAGACCTACGTTTATCGTAATTGTTAG
- a CDS encoding helix-turn-helix domain-containing protein, whose protein sequence is MQPATKNKNESVANVLKRLRENARLTTRQAASIVGVTHTTISHFENGKRAVEGFRVEQMVRAYGYTMEQFDKIAGNKTVLSFKDDCVSMIGFMDDEQLAAIRAVMSQILRRPKSQGVIEIKGDVSQETQTN, encoded by the coding sequence ATGCAGCCAGCAACCAAAAACAAAAATGAAAGTGTCGCAAATGTTCTAAAGCGTTTGCGCGAAAACGCACGTCTGACGACACGTCAGGCCGCCTCTATAGTGGGAGTCACCCACACAACGATTAGCCATTTTGAAAATGGCAAACGCGCCGTTGAAGGTTTTCGAGTGGAGCAAATGGTGCGAGCCTATGGCTACACGATGGAGCAGTTCGACAAGATCGCAGGCAACAAGACAGTTCTCAGTTTTAAAGACGACTGTGTATCAATGATTGGTTTCATGGATGATGAACAACTCGCCGCCATTCGTGCAGTCATGTCTCAGATTTTGAGGCGACCAAAAAGCCAAGGCGTTATCGAAATCAAGGGCGATGTATCGCAAGAAACTCAAACGAACTAA
- a CDS encoding AmpG family muropeptide MFS transporter → MSATKKNIIQELFSKKMLICLLLGFSSGLPLLLTGGTLKLWLAEAKVDITTIGYFSWVGMMYSLKFIWSPLLDSLSIGSFGRRRSWIVLMQIGLVASIFMLGQLDPAKSISTMAFVALLVAFFSATQDIAIDAFRREYLDEIELGLGSTMTMYGYRIAMLISGGLAVAMADHFSWQIVYLIMALLMFLGIIATFYAPEPPPFEIKDKSFYNSVIGPFKEFISRDGSLVILLFVLLFKLGDALSGSMLNPFYKEMGFEKTDIGLIAKTFGLASSLVGLFIGGVVIYYIGILRSLWIFGILQALSTGSFALITYVGPERWALALTVIFEDVSSGMGSAAFVAYMASITNRQYTATQYAILSSIATLGRNFFSGFSGHMVKALGWGNFFYTCALIALPGLIFLVIMTKKYPNKEATILKQV, encoded by the coding sequence ATGTCAGCTACAAAAAAAAATATTATCCAAGAATTATTTAGCAAAAAAATGTTGATCTGTTTATTGCTTGGATTTTCCAGCGGACTCCCTTTGCTTTTGACCGGAGGCACTTTAAAACTATGGCTTGCTGAAGCCAAAGTAGATATTACTACGATCGGTTACTTTAGCTGGGTAGGCATGATGTATTCCTTGAAATTTATTTGGTCACCTTTACTTGATTCCCTTTCCATTGGGAGCTTTGGCCGAAGAAGATCCTGGATAGTCCTAATGCAAATAGGGCTAGTGGCGTCGATATTCATGTTAGGCCAGCTAGATCCTGCAAAATCAATTTCCACAATGGCCTTTGTGGCTCTTCTAGTTGCCTTTTTCAGTGCCACACAAGATATTGCCATTGATGCCTTTCGTAGAGAATATCTAGATGAAATTGAACTTGGACTTGGCTCAACAATGACAATGTATGGGTACCGAATAGCCATGCTGATTTCTGGGGGGTTAGCCGTAGCCATGGCTGATCATTTCAGTTGGCAAATCGTTTATTTAATCATGGCTCTTTTAATGTTTTTGGGAATCATCGCCACTTTTTATGCCCCAGAACCTCCTCCATTTGAAATTAAGGATAAAAGTTTCTATAACTCTGTCATTGGTCCATTTAAAGAATTTATTTCCCGAGACGGTTCCCTTGTCATTCTTCTTTTTGTTTTACTTTTCAAATTAGGTGATGCTCTCTCTGGCTCAATGTTAAATCCTTTCTATAAAGAAATGGGCTTTGAAAAAACCGATATTGGTTTAATTGCTAAAACATTCGGTTTAGCTTCTTCACTCGTTGGGTTATTTATCGGTGGAGTTGTTATCTATTATATTGGAATTCTCAGATCCTTATGGATTTTTGGAATCCTTCAGGCGTTATCTACTGGTTCTTTTGCGCTCATTACTTATGTAGGCCCAGAACGTTGGGCACTGGCCTTAACCGTGATTTTTGAAGATGTCTCTTCGGGTATGGGATCTGCTGCTTTTGTGGCCTATATGGCTTCCATTACGAACCGGCAGTATACAGCAACTCAGTATGCCATCTTATCGAGTATAGCCACACTCGGAAGAAATTTCTTTTCGGGGTTTTCGGGCCATATGGTTAAAGCCCTCGGCTGGGGAAATTTCTTCTATACTTGTGCCTTGATTGCCCTTCCTGGATTAATTTTCTTAGTAATTATGACTAAAAAATATCCCAATAAAGAAGCAACTATTCTTAAGCAGGTATAA
- a CDS encoding GNAT family N-acetyltransferase: MISNYKIDFITKEQTLDLRQRSLRPFLAKPECQYPEDGNTETKHFGLFYNGNIVSIATIFPQSYFEFSSGNPYRLRGMATDSNFRGQGFGSFVLMTVFDYLKVKRCDLLWCHARIRATSFYRSNGFLPHAQVFDVPQTGPHQLMYKRIIPK; this comes from the coding sequence ATGATATCAAACTACAAAATTGATTTTATCACCAAAGAACAAACATTAGATCTTCGACAAAGAAGCTTGAGGCCTTTTTTAGCAAAACCAGAGTGTCAGTACCCTGAAGATGGAAATACTGAAACTAAACATTTCGGTTTGTTTTATAATGGAAACATTGTTTCTATTGCAACCATTTTCCCACAATCTTATTTTGAGTTTTCGTCTGGAAATCCATATCGTCTTAGGGGGATGGCAACGGATTCGAATTTTCGAGGTCAAGGGTTTGGTAGTTTTGTTTTAATGACCGTCTTTGATTATTTAAAAGTAAAACGCTGTGACTTATTGTGGTGTCATGCCAGAATAAGGGCCACTTCTTTTTATAGAAGCAATGGCTTTCTTCCCCATGCACAGGTATTTGATGTTCCTCAAACTGGTCCTCACCAACTGATGTATAAAAGAATAATCCCAAAATAG
- a CDS encoding HNH endonuclease, with the protein MNFRSLLLNSSYEPMRIVTWQKAIVLWFQEKVEVLEYHSFYARSAKSKFPLPSVLKLKSYIRQKNRNTVRFCRENVYLRDQYKCQYCGDLFHPRQLTLDHVIPASKKGEKSWTNVVTACRECNQRKANRTPSQAKMPLLAEPKMPHWLPFVDYEFKRGQIPDNWLQYLNIELSF; encoded by the coding sequence ATGAACTTTAGGTCTTTGTTATTGAATTCCAGTTATGAGCCAATGCGTATTGTGACATGGCAAAAAGCAATTGTTCTTTGGTTTCAAGAAAAAGTAGAAGTTTTAGAATACCATTCTTTCTATGCCCGATCCGCAAAATCTAAATTTCCTTTACCAAGTGTTTTAAAATTGAAGTCTTATATCCGACAAAAGAATAGAAATACAGTTCGATTTTGTAGAGAAAATGTTTATTTACGAGATCAATACAAGTGCCAGTATTGTGGCGATTTGTTTCACCCGAGACAGTTAACTTTGGATCACGTCATTCCCGCTTCAAAAAAAGGTGAAAAAAGCTGGACCAACGTCGTAACAGCTTGCAGAGAATGCAATCAAAGAAAAGCAAACCGTACCCCTTCTCAAGCGAAAATGCCTCTCTTGGCAGAGCCAAAAATGCCACATTGGTTACCTTTTGTGGATTACGAATTCAAGCGTGGACAAATTCCAGATAATTGGCTTCAATATTTAAATATAGAATTATCTTTCTAA
- a CDS encoding peptidylprolyl isomerase produces MNPKVIAFSYTLRSANGEVLDVSDENNPLPFLEGAGQIIPALEKQILLLSEGDKRKIVLSTEEAYGPQKENLVMDVDRSEFAHIPDLEVGSYLQLDLKDQIKVVRVIKMTPEKITLDGNHPLAGQSLEFDIEVVLVREATPAEISHKHAHGLHGNMSHH; encoded by the coding sequence ATGAATCCTAAAGTTATTGCTTTTAGTTACACGCTAAGATCCGCTAATGGCGAGGTTCTGGATGTCTCAGATGAAAACAATCCCTTGCCTTTTTTAGAAGGTGCCGGTCAAATTATTCCTGCCTTAGAGAAGCAAATTTTACTTCTTTCAGAGGGAGACAAAAGAAAAATCGTGCTGTCGACAGAGGAAGCCTATGGGCCTCAAAAAGAAAATCTAGTTATGGATGTGGATCGTTCTGAATTTGCACATATACCTGATTTAGAAGTTGGATCTTATTTGCAATTAGATTTAAAAGATCAAATTAAAGTGGTAAGAGTTATTAAAATGACTCCAGAGAAGATCACTCTTGATGGAAACCATCCTCTCGCTGGACAATCACTCGAATTTGATATCGAAGTGGTACTTGTGCGCGAAGCAACACCTGCTGAGATCTCTCACAAGCACGCGCATGGATTACATGGAAATATGAGTCATCATTAA
- a CDS encoding YajQ family cyclic di-GMP-binding protein, with the protein MPSFDIVSEIEIQEIDNAVNQARKEVEGRYDFKGSKAEILWEKKEINISAEDEYKVDAIKNILQTKLLRRGIDIKALKFDKIIEAGGRMLKQKITLIQGIEKEKAKDLVQLIKDAKLKVQPQIVDEKVRVTSKSIDELQASMAVIKSSNFAIPLQFNNMRS; encoded by the coding sequence ATGCCATCATTTGATATTGTGTCTGAAATTGAGATTCAAGAAATTGACAATGCTGTAAATCAAGCTAGAAAAGAAGTTGAAGGGCGATATGATTTTAAAGGGTCCAAGGCAGAAATTCTTTGGGAAAAAAAGGAAATTAATATTTCAGCGGAAGATGAATACAAGGTTGATGCCATCAAAAATATTTTGCAAACAAAGTTGCTTCGCAGAGGAATAGACATTAAGGCCTTAAAATTTGATAAAATTATTGAAGCGGGCGGCAGAATGTTAAAACAAAAAATTACTTTGATTCAGGGAATCGAAAAAGAAAAGGCAAAAGATTTAGTGCAACTCATCAAAGATGCCAAGCTAAAAGTCCAGCCTCAGATTGTTGACGAAAAAGTGCGAGTCACTTCAAAAAGCATTGATGAACTCCAGGCAAGTATGGCTGTCATTAAAAGTTCTAATTTTGCCATTCCCTTGCAGTTTAATAACATGAGGTCTTAG
- a CDS encoding RNA-binding protein, translated as MGKKIYVGNLSFSVSEEQLSSTFSQFGAVDSAKIITDRETGRSKGFGFVEMAVDSEADQAIEKLNGTDLSGRNMNVSEARPQEDRPRRGGGGGFGGSRGGGGRGGGYGGGGGRGPRSGDY; from the coding sequence ATGGGGAAAAAAATTTACGTAGGTAATTTATCATTTTCCGTGAGCGAAGAGCAGCTGTCATCAACATTTTCACAATTCGGAGCCGTTGATTCAGCTAAAATTATCACAGATAGAGAAACTGGCAGAAGCAAAGGTTTTGGTTTTGTTGAAATGGCAGTGGATTCTGAAGCAGATCAAGCTATTGAAAAGTTAAATGGGACTGACTTAAGCGGCAGAAATATGAATGTTTCTGAGGCAAGACCACAGGAAGACAGACCCCGCAGAGGTGGCGGTGGAGGTTTTGGAGGCTCAAGAGGCGGTGGCGGTCGTGGTGGAGGTTATGGAGGCGGCGGTGGCCGTGGTCCAAGATCAGGTGATTACTAA
- a CDS encoding arylesterase — MEVLEAQEAVAVVVEVMEAAVAVVQDQVITKFILFLSRIVVALCWPLLNLIYAQNIPQDSIEKKIVFLGDSLTEGYGVEISSTYTFLLQEKIKSEKLKWKVINAGISGSTTASAKGRINWILKDKNRPSLFVVILGANDGLRGLNVESVKKNIQDAIDLIKKEKIPIILGEIFVPPNYGKDYSDNFKKIFVELAKKNNIILMPFILLKIAGKPDLNLPDGIHPNEKGHQIVSEEVYTFIRPYLK; from the coding sequence GTGGAGGTTTTGGAGGCTCAAGAGGCGGTGGCGGTCGTGGTGGAGGTTATGGAGGCGGCGGTGGCCGTGGTCCAAGATCAGGTGATTACTAAATTTATATTATTTCTATCTCGAATAGTTGTGGCCCTTTGTTGGCCACTTCTAAATTTGATTTATGCTCAAAATATTCCCCAAGATTCCATTGAAAAAAAAATTGTGTTTCTGGGGGATTCGTTGACAGAAGGGTATGGTGTTGAGATCAGTTCAACCTACACCTTTCTCCTTCAAGAGAAAATAAAATCTGAAAAACTGAAGTGGAAAGTGATTAATGCTGGAATCAGTGGATCCACAACAGCCTCAGCTAAAGGTCGAATTAACTGGATTTTAAAAGATAAGAACAGACCGTCTCTTTTTGTGGTCATTTTGGGGGCAAACGATGGACTCAGAGGCCTCAATGTTGAATCTGTTAAGAAAAACATCCAGGATGCAATCGATCTTATAAAAAAAGAAAAAATCCCAATTATTCTTGGCGAAATTTTTGTTCCTCCAAATTATGGTAAAGACTATTCAGACAACTTTAAAAAAATATTTGTCGAGTTAGCAAAAAAGAATAACATAATATTAATGCCATTTATTTTATTAAAGATAGCAGGAAAACCTGATTTGAATTTGCCAGACGGAATCCATCCAAACGAAAAAGGTCATCAGATAGTTTCTGAAGAAGTTTATACTTTTATTCGTCCCTATTTAAAATAA
- a CDS encoding ABC transporter ATP-binding protein produces the protein MIEVVDLNKSFIQNQNVISILNNLNLTAVKGEKIGIVGQSGSGKTTFLTLMAGLEKPNSGNIKINGTDIVLLTEEELTKFRSQNLSIVFQQYHLISHLTALENVMLPLEIIRTKSHEAKEKAVKLLTEVGLEKRMDHFPSQLSGGECQRVAIARSLVTTPKVILADEPSGNLDQETGAKVMSLFMQIVEKYDITTLLVTHNMELAQVCNKVYRLSQGKFEKIK, from the coding sequence ATGATAGAAGTCGTCGATTTAAACAAAAGTTTTATTCAAAATCAAAATGTCATATCCATTTTAAATAATTTAAATTTGACCGCAGTTAAAGGCGAGAAGATTGGCATTGTTGGACAATCTGGAAGTGGAAAAACCACTTTTTTAACTCTTATGGCTGGCCTGGAAAAACCCAATTCAGGAAATATTAAAATCAATGGAACAGATATTGTTTTATTGACAGAAGAAGAACTAACCAAATTTAGATCTCAAAATTTAAGTATCGTTTTTCAACAATATCATTTGATATCTCATTTAACAGCTCTTGAAAATGTGATGCTTCCACTTGAAATCATCCGTACAAAGTCCCATGAGGCAAAAGAGAAAGCCGTTAAATTATTAACAGAAGTTGGTTTAGAAAAAAGAATGGATCATTTTCCCTCTCAACTTAGCGGCGGAGAATGTCAGCGTGTGGCTATCGCAAGGTCCTTAGTCACAACACCTAAAGTGATACTAGCCGATGAGCCCAGTGGGAATCTAGATCAGGAAACAGGAGCCAAAGTCATGAGTCTTTTTATGCAAATTGTGGAAAAATATGACATCACTACTTTATTAGTTACCCACAATATGGAGCTCGCTCAAGTATGTAATAAAGTATATCGATTAAGCCAAGGTAAATTCGAGAAAATTAAATGA
- a CDS encoding FtsX-like permease family protein, producing MIIYALKEIIRKWQWSLIFSFNLSFGFIGFISLLSFQNSIENKIQLNAKQILSADLSINARKKINPVEIEKAKKVLDRLEIKTVATSYFVEFIAMLKTEDKSHLVSVKAIDENYPLYGNLELKYTPGPFSNNKNLILEEKIFLYSELQEILSLKRFQLVKLGKLNLHVEDFIVKDTTQTFKFVGIAPKIFIHQKLLDKSDLLKFGSTFSESYLFKLKEPFNKEVLLNEMLKAIEDPAIQIETSETASKDSARQLGFLTDFLNLIAIVSILLSALGTNFLYQVFIFKKIKDYAIYKSLGLSKMSLRKLFGYQIFFLSMITILLSYLGARAFIPVLSFFFEKTLSMYLTVTIPNYVIALSFLIVLLTCFMVAIPFLLSLEKISPAKLFSEEKMNLNISFRSRIPQLLSVFLIGMLSFYLTRSFYMSGIFILSLIGVTIVSMALAFFGIGILNLIHFENWILKYSVKSIVRKKASSIIIFSCITLSALLLNILPQVKKSIQNEFMVSENSSLPSMFIIDIQEEQIKPLQDILIKNNKKLDNLSPLIRARIIKINDNPYERKLNSGVFSTREEEREARFRNRGVNLTYRHEVSKVEEIVEGVPFSEYKDEIPGLSVEYKYAERLGLKINDRITFDIQGVELVAKIINLRRIKWISFQPNFFISFDEGVLTDAPKSFIGIVNNVDQTTTNKLISDISMNISNLSIFDVRMLVKDVLSLADQITFSIQLMSLLTMITGFVILSSIIYLQLHERRWEMNFLKILGANFWDMLLYVVLEFNLITFLAALLGVLISFMISYILVKVLFQTSFTFEIADSVFLILGVSLISIILCWAVSFKILKEKSSRILNEG from the coding sequence ATGATTATCTATGCATTAAAAGAAATCATTAGAAAATGGCAGTGGAGTTTGATTTTTAGCTTCAATTTATCTTTTGGTTTTATTGGGTTTATTAGCTTATTATCTTTTCAAAACTCCATAGAGAACAAAATACAATTAAACGCGAAACAAATTCTTTCTGCTGATCTATCAATAAATGCCAGAAAAAAAATTAACCCTGTTGAAATTGAAAAAGCAAAAAAAGTACTAGATAGGTTAGAAATAAAAACAGTGGCCACTTCTTATTTTGTTGAATTTATTGCCATGCTTAAAACGGAAGATAAATCGCATTTAGTATCAGTTAAAGCTATTGACGAAAATTATCCCTTATATGGTAACTTAGAATTAAAGTACACTCCGGGTCCGTTTTCTAATAATAAAAACTTAATTCTTGAAGAAAAAATATTTTTATATAGTGAGTTGCAAGAAATTCTTTCTTTAAAAAGATTTCAATTAGTCAAACTGGGAAAACTAAATCTTCACGTTGAAGACTTCATTGTTAAGGACACAACCCAGACATTTAAGTTTGTAGGGATTGCCCCAAAAATTTTTATTCATCAAAAACTTTTAGACAAATCTGATTTATTAAAATTCGGAAGTACCTTTAGTGAGTCTTATCTTTTTAAATTGAAGGAACCATTTAATAAAGAAGTTTTGTTGAATGAAATGTTGAAAGCCATTGAAGACCCGGCTATTCAGATTGAAACATCAGAAACAGCGTCTAAAGACTCTGCAAGACAATTGGGCTTTTTAACAGATTTTTTAAATTTAATTGCCATTGTTTCCATTTTACTTTCAGCGCTAGGAACTAATTTTTTGTATCAAGTTTTCATATTTAAAAAAATCAAAGATTATGCCATATACAAAAGTCTTGGGCTAAGTAAAATGAGCCTAAGAAAATTATTTGGGTATCAAATTTTTTTCCTAAGTATGATAACCATTTTATTATCTTACTTAGGCGCCCGAGCCTTTATTCCTGTACTAAGTTTTTTTTTCGAAAAAACACTATCGATGTATTTAACGGTGACAATCCCAAATTATGTGATAGCCCTCAGCTTTCTCATTGTGCTCTTGACCTGCTTTATGGTTGCTATTCCTTTTCTGCTTTCTCTTGAAAAAATCAGTCCCGCCAAGTTATTCAGTGAAGAAAAAATGAATTTAAATATTAGTTTTCGTTCTCGAATACCACAATTATTAAGTGTTTTTCTTATTGGTATGCTTTCCTTCTATTTAACGAGATCATTTTATATGAGTGGTATTTTTATATTATCACTTATAGGAGTTACAATTGTTTCAATGGCCTTAGCTTTTTTTGGAATTGGAATCCTAAATCTTATTCATTTTGAAAATTGGATATTAAAATACAGCGTCAAATCAATAGTTAGAAAAAAGGCGTCTTCAATCATTATTTTTAGCTGTATTACTTTAAGTGCTTTATTGTTAAATATTTTACCACAAGTAAAGAAATCGATTCAAAATGAATTTATGGTTTCTGAAAATTCTTCCTTGCCGTCTATGTTTATCATAGATATTCAAGAAGAACAGATTAAACCATTACAAGATATATTGATAAAAAATAATAAAAAGTTAGATAATTTGTCGCCTCTTATCAGAGCTCGAATTATAAAGATTAATGATAATCCCTATGAAAGAAAACTTAATTCTGGAGTTTTTTCAACTAGGGAAGAAGAAAGGGAAGCTCGGTTTAGAAATAGGGGCGTCAATCTTACTTACCGACATGAAGTTTCTAAAGTCGAGGAAATCGTTGAAGGAGTTCCGTTCAGTGAATACAAAGATGAGATTCCTGGTTTGTCTGTAGAATATAAATATGCCGAACGACTTGGGTTGAAAATTAATGATAGGATTACATTTGATATTCAAGGGGTTGAGCTTGTTGCTAAAATTATAAATCTTCGCAGGATTAAATGGATTTCATTTCAGCCTAATTTCTTTATTTCTTTTGACGAGGGTGTGTTAACCGATGCACCTAAGTCCTTTATTGGAATTGTAAATAATGTGGATCAAACAACCACAAATAAATTAATTTCTGATATTTCAATGAATATTTCAAATTTGTCTATTTTTGACGTCAGAATGCTTGTGAAGGATGTTTTAAGTCTTGCTGACCAAATCACTTTTTCCATACAATTGATGTCTCTACTTACAATGATCACCGGATTTGTTATTTTATCATCAATTATTTATTTGCAACTACATGAACGTAGATGGGAAATGAATTTTCTAAAAATTTTAGGCGCTAATTTTTGGGATATGTTACTTTATGTTGTTTTAGAATTTAATTTAATAACTTTTTTAGCCGCTCTGTTAGGAGTGCTTATCAGTTTTATGATAAGTTATATTCTTGTAAAGGTGCTATTTCAAACATCATTCACTTTTGAAATAGCTGACTCCGTTTTCTTAATATTGGGGGTATCATTGATCAGCATTATTCTTTGTTGGGCCGTAAGTTTTAAAATTTTAAAAGAGAAATCAAGTCGTATTTTAAATGAAGGTTAG
- a CDS encoding threonylcarbamoyl-AMP synthase, which yields MILAPSKKAFDKLLKKINEGSPVVIPTETVYGLAARIDQIDSIKQIFTLKQRPFFDPLIVHIYHIDQLKSLTHFESPILHQLIQEFWPGPLTLVLPKTSQVNPLITSGLDSVGIRMPNHPLALQFLKEVKIPLAAPSANLFGHTSPTKALHVQNEFNSESLLILDGGDCQVGIESTVMKLEENQLTKQIEICILRKGVITKSMIERSLKEFSGIFKFIEGTDKRNSPGHMKHHYMPQTPLIFLSQRLDFKEMIQDVEKDFNKIPDEIDGVKIRKPKGSIKNWTEIIFNQDPVLACRELYSTLKEASEKNDDILIFQKKDYMETEAWEGFLERLNKAASLHY from the coding sequence ATGATTTTAGCTCCGAGTAAAAAAGCCTTTGATAAACTGTTAAAAAAAATTAATGAAGGAAGCCCTGTTGTAATTCCTACGGAAACAGTTTATGGCCTGGCTGCAAGAATTGATCAAATTGATTCAATTAAACAAATTTTTACACTTAAACAACGACCGTTTTTTGATCCCTTAATTGTACACATTTACCATATAGATCAATTAAAAAGTTTGACCCATTTTGAGTCACCTATTTTGCATCAATTAATCCAAGAATTTTGGCCTGGGCCTCTCACTTTGGTTCTTCCCAAAACGAGTCAAGTTAACCCATTAATCACTTCTGGATTAGATTCTGTTGGGATTCGAATGCCTAACCATCCCTTGGCTCTTCAATTTTTAAAGGAAGTTAAAATTCCTTTAGCCGCCCCTAGCGCAAATCTTTTTGGTCATACCAGCCCAACGAAAGCCCTCCATGTACAAAATGAATTTAATTCTGAGTCGCTACTCATTTTGGATGGAGGAGATTGCCAAGTGGGTATCGAATCCACAGTCATGAAATTAGAAGAGAATCAATTAACCAAACAAATTGAAATTTGCATTTTGAGAAAAGGTGTTATCACAAAGTCGATGATAGAAAGGTCCCTAAAAGAGTTTTCTGGAATATTTAAGTTTATCGAAGGAACAGACAAAAGAAATTCCCCAGGGCATATGAAGCACCATTATATGCCTCAGACGCCATTAATTTTTTTAAGTCAGCGTTTAGATTTTAAAGAAATGATCCAAGATGTTGAAAAAGATTTTAATAAAATTCCTGATGAGATTGATGGAGTAAAAATTAGAAAACCAAAGGGATCTATTAAAAATTGGACCGAAATTATCTTTAATCAAGACCCTGTCCTGGCCTGTAGGGAGCTTTATAGTACCTTGAAAGAAGCTTCAGAAAAAAACGACGACATTCTTATTTTTCAAAAAAAAGACTATATGGAGACAGAGGCTTGGGAAGGGTTTCTAGAAAGATTGAATAAAGCTGCTAGTTTACACTATTAG
- a CDS encoding DUF2817 domain-containing protein has translation MNIKLTLITFFIVTATIKFVFANETKVVSPQNTQLDLKQVCFDSLIKFPGQSDLLKLKNTCEKVLQLPECISVQGEKIFHYEKKGQTNETKKILVFSLIHGDETPAGTVARFWLNRLESIEPRNHWRVVPILNPDGVKVKTRYNANKIDLNRNFPTKDWDDLALKYWKISSNSNPRRYPGENSASEPETKCALKHIEDFKPDFIISIHTPLNVLDFDGPKVSPPKFSYLPWRSLGHFPGSLGRYMWSERKTPVLTMELKDSLPATNKTLEDLQDVIGSLVKHEM, from the coding sequence ATGAATATCAAATTAACACTTATTACTTTTTTTATTGTTACGGCAACTATTAAATTCGTATTTGCAAACGAAACCAAAGTGGTTTCGCCACAGAACACTCAACTTGATTTGAAACAAGTTTGCTTTGATTCTCTTATAAAGTTTCCAGGACAGAGTGATTTGCTGAAATTGAAAAATACCTGCGAAAAAGTATTACAATTGCCAGAATGTATCAGCGTTCAGGGCGAAAAGATTTTTCATTATGAAAAAAAGGGTCAAACCAATGAGACTAAAAAGATTCTTGTTTTTTCATTGATTCATGGAGATGAAACTCCGGCTGGAACCGTTGCAAGATTTTGGTTAAATCGGTTGGAATCCATAGAGCCCAGAAACCACTGGCGAGTTGTTCCTATTTTAAATCCAGATGGTGTTAAGGTGAAAACCAGATACAATGCCAATAAGATCGATTTAAATAGAAACTTCCCGACAAAAGATTGGGATGATTTAGCATTGAAGTATTGGAAAATCAGTTCTAACAGCAATCCTCGAAGATATCCGGGGGAAAATTCAGCGAGTGAGCCAGAAACAAAATGTGCTTTGAAGCACATAGAAGATTTTAAACCTGATTTTATTATTTCAATTCATACACCGTTAAATGTGTTAGATTTTGATGGACCTAAAGTTTCTCCTCCTAAGTTTTCTTATTTGCCATGGAGGTCCTTAGGGCATTTTCCTGGAAGCCTAGGACGTTACATGTGGTCAGAAAGAAAAACGCCAGTACTAACTATGGAATTGAAAGACTCGCTTCCAGCGACCAATAAAACACTAGAGGATCTTCAGGACGTTATCGGTTCCCTCGTTAAGCATGAAATGTAA